One Bacillota bacterium DNA window includes the following coding sequences:
- a CDS encoding DUF2148 domain-containing protein yields the protein MCLSATTAPKAVGKDFIVTAVVEGEALTRLAQAMVDYGRESGRKNFDRDGANVAASDACVLIGLKGAQVVGLNCGACGNDKCSGLAQLSEGPEFAGPFCAWRLMDLGIALGSAAKTASIHNVDNRIMYRVGAVARRTGLIDADVAAGIPLSATGKSIYFDRG from the coding sequence ATGTGTCTATCGGCCACGACCGCTCCGAAAGCGGTTGGAAAGGACTTCATCGTGACCGCCGTCGTGGAGGGCGAGGCGCTAACGCGACTCGCGCAGGCGATGGTGGACTATGGCAGGGAGTCGGGGAGGAAGAACTTCGATCGCGACGGAGCGAACGTCGCAGCTAGCGATGCGTGCGTGCTGATCGGGTTGAAGGGAGCTCAGGTGGTGGGGCTGAACTGCGGAGCCTGCGGGAACGACAAGTGCTCAGGTCTTGCCCAGCTATCCGAGGGCCCCGAGTTCGCCGGTCCTTTTTGCGCCTGGAGGCTCATGGATCTTGGGATCGCCCTGGGATCCGCGGCAAAGACCGCTTCCATTCACAACGTCGACAACAGGATCATGTATCGGGTCGGGGCGGTCGCGAGGCGAACTGGTCTCATAGACGCGGATGTCGCGGCGGGCATTCCGCTCTCGGCGACGGGCAAGAGCATCTACTTCGATCGCGGCTGA
- a CDS encoding DUF1657 domain-containing protein: MEVIAVTVGQKVHQCLAQLESVAADFRSFALDTQDQNAQKLYAQLSETLQNQVINPLKARVNYIEAQEPQYKVYQQAMQQGQQPEPKQPEQQH; encoded by the coding sequence GTGGAGGTGATAGCGGTGACCGTTGGCCAGAAGGTCCATCAGTGTCTTGCGCAGCTCGAAAGCGTGGCAGCGGACTTTCGAAGCTTTGCCCTGGACACACAGGATCAGAACGCGCAAAAGCTATACGCGCAGCTTTCCGAGACGCTGCAGAACCAAGTGATAAACCCGCTCAAGGCGCGGGTGAATTACATCGAAGCACAGGAGCCTCAGTACAAGGTCTATCAGCAAGCCATGCAACAAGGTCAGCAGCCTGAGCCGAAGCAGCCCGAGCAACAACACTGA